The nucleotide sequence TGAAGTTTATACATTAGCTCTGGAAGCAGCTGAATAAGTGCCTTATGAAGAGACAGTTCTGGTTCCTCAAGAAGGAGCAATGAATTGTCTTCAAGAATTACCCAGAGAAGTCCAATTAGGCGGAGCGTTCCATCGGAAAACTGATCTTCACGCTGTTTTGCACCGTGGCCTCTCCAATGTTCATACCTTGCTTCCAAATGGGGTTTCCCCATGTTGTCAACTACAAATGAAAGATCTTTGAGCTGAGGCACTGCCTTCTTCAGGAGCTCTTCAACTTTTTCTAGTCGAGAACTTCTCGTCTTCTCCGGAGTCTCGGCGAGTCTCTTTACGAAAGTCTGGCCAAAAGGGTCTCCAGGCAAAGCATAACCGGAAAATGTAGCGGCGAATCGTATGAACTGAGGGACGAGATGAAGATACTGCACTCGCTGAAGAAACTCAGACACTTCCCTGAAATCCCTATTAGCACTAATCTGTTCAAGATTGGTCTGTGTAAGTCTTTGAGGATCTTCTTTATCTCCTTCATTGGGTCTGTCGAGAATGAGTGTGTTATCTTTCCAAACTCTTTCATGAGTCAGTATTTCTAGTCGCTTACCACCTGTTTCACGAGTAATGCCCAGCGAGTAACGCCACTTCTCTTCTTTTCTTTGATCATCTGAAAGAGTAATCGAAATTTGGACATCTGAGCTTCTGCGCGCCGACAGACATCTAACTTTCGAAATACCTCCTCGATTGGTCAATGCCTCCTGCAGGCCTCCCCCAGACTTTGCTATGTCTCTCAGAAATCTAAGCACATCGAGGAAATTGGATTTTCCCGATGCGTTGGGCCCTACAAGAAAGACTCTTCTGGTAAGATCCACATCGATTTCACGGAA is from Mesotoga sp. UBA6090 and encodes:
- a CDS encoding AAA family ATPase translates to MLVSHLSVKNWRNFREIDVDLTRRVFLVGPNASGKSNFLDVLRFLRDIAKSGGGLQEALTNRGGISKVRCLSARRSSDVQISITLSDDQRKEEKWRYSLGITRETGGKRLEILTHERVWKDNTLILDRPNEGDKEDPQRLTQTNLEQISANRDFREVSEFLQRVQYLHLVPQFIRFAATFSGYALPGDPFGQTFVKRLAETPEKTRSSRLEKVEELLKKAVPQLKDLSFVVDNMGKPHLEARYEHWRGHGAKQREDQFSDGTLRLIGLLWVILEDNSLLLLEEPELSLHKALIQLLPELMYKLQKSKSRQVLLSTHSMDLLMNKGIALEEVLLLTPSPEGTEVRVATSIDEAATLLEAGMSVGEIVAPHTMPKDIRELEVL